The Verrucomicrobiia bacterium genome segment AAGAACCAACTGGCTGGGGCGGGGTAGAGGTTGAGGGAGCGGAGTTCGGTTTCGGTTTTTAGATTTAGTTGCTGGAAGGCGGCGGTCCATTGGGCGCGGGTCCAGTAGTTGTAGGGGAGGACGACGCCGTGGTGGGCGTTGCCGACGTAGTCCATGAAGCGGAGCGTGCTATGGGCGAGGAAGCCTTCTTGGGTGTGGTCTTTCAGCAGGATGCAGTTCTTCGTCACGCGCGCGGCTTCACGGAGCATGATGGTCGGGTCTTCGGTGTGGTGGAGGACATCGACGAAGAGGACGCAATCGAAGGTCTTATCAGGGAAGGGGAGCTTGTGGCCGTCGAATTTCGTGACGGGGATGGCGGTGTGCGGGCGGATGAGGACGTCCACGCCTTCCGCAGTGATGTCCGGGCGGAGTTCGCAAAGGCGTTTTGTCAAAGTGCCATCGCCACAACCTACGTCGAGAAGACGTGCGTTCGCAGGGATGAGCTTGGCGATGTGATCGCTCAACACGCGGATGCGGCGGGTGAAGACAAACTGGCCGTGGATATGAGAGACGGGGTTCATGGGGATGGCCGCAAAAAGGCGCAGAAGGCGCAAAAAGGAATGACTAATGACGAAGCTCGAATGACGAAGGAATGAGCAATGACTAATGGGGAAGAGAAACGTTCAACGTTCAACGTCCAACTTTCAACTTCCAAAGTGGGGAGGCGGCACGTCAAGCCGTGTCGTCGGAAAGCGGAGTCAAGCCTCCGCACTCCAAAAGGGGAGCTTTTAACGTCCAGAGAAGGGATGGGTGTCTCCTCTCCCCGGCCCTCTCCTCCGACTCCGGAGGAGAGGGAGATAGGGGCGTTCAAAGTGATTGAGAGCTGCTTAGAGTTTGGTTGTGCAGTTGCTTCGACGGCGGCTCGCTGAGGATAGCGAGCCCTACCATTGTATTGCCCAAGTGCGCTAAAATTTTCTTTGGAGGCTATGAGGCTTAGTTTGGGCTCGACCCCGACTGTAGCCGGGGCTGGCTCGTCTCGCTCTACCAACATCAGGCGTTTGTGACTTATGTGCCTTTTTATGGTCATGTGTTTTCTTAACGGCGTTTGAGGCCGAGCACACTCAGGAAAAAGCT includes the following:
- a CDS encoding class I SAM-dependent methyltransferase translates to MNPVSHIHGQFVFTRRIRVLSDHIAKLIPANARLLDVGCGDGTLTKRLCELRPDITAEGVDVLIRPHTAIPVTKFDGHKLPFPDKTFDCVLFVDVLHHTEDPTIMLREAARVTKNCILLKDHTQEGFLAHSTLRFMDYVGNAHHGVVLPYNYWTRAQWTAAFQQLNLKTETELRSLNLYPAPASWFFDRDLHFISRLVK